The Pseudomonas solani genome segment CGGTGATACCGCCCGCGCGCCCGGCCGAGTCGACTCGCCACCCACATCGATGAGCGTAGCACCGGCCGCCACCATCTCGGCAGCGTGGCGCAGCGCCGCATCGCGCTGGCTGAAGCGCCCGCCGTCGGAGAAGGAATCAGGGGTGACATTGAGAATGCCCATCACGTGCGGGCGGCTCAAATCAAGAACCCGGTTGCCGCAAGGCAACCGGGTCAGGTACTGCGTGGAGCTCATCTAGGAACCTTAGTGTTCGCCAGCAGGGCCGCCGATCGGGTTCTCCGGACGCGGCGCTTCCTCACGGGGAGCAGGCTTGCCGGAGGAGGCACCCGGGCCACCCTCCCAATCCTTGGGCTCGCGAGCCGGACGACCTGCCATGATGTCGTCGATCTGCTCGGCATCGATGGTTTCGAACTTCATCAACGCCTCGGCCATCATGTCCAGCTTGTCGCGGTTCTCCACGAGAATCTGCTTCGCCGTGGCGTAGCAGTGGTCGATGATGCTGCGCACTTCCTGGTCGATCAGCTGCGCGGTCTGCGCCGACACACTGGAGTGCTGGCCACCCGCGCTACGGCCGAGGAAGACTTCACCCTCTTCTTCCGCATACATCAGCGGGCCGAGTTTCTCGGACAGGCCCCACTTGGTCACCATGTTCTTGGCGATCTGGGTGGCGCGCATGATGTCGTTGGAGGCCCCAGTGGTCACACCATCGAAGCCCAGAGTCATCTCCTCGGCGATACGACCACCGAACAGCGAGCAGACCTGGCTGATCAGCGCACGCTTGGAGAGGCTGTAGCGATCCTCCTCCGGGAGGAACATGGTCACACCCAGGGCACGGCCGCGCGGGATGATGGAAACCTTGTAAACCGGGTCATGCTCGGGAACCACACGCCCGACGATGGCATGGCCAGCCTCGTGGTAAGCAGTGTTGAGTTTCTCTTTCTCGGACATGACCATGGATTTGCGCTCGGCGCCCATCATGATCTTGTCCTTGGCCAGCTCGAATTCCTTCATCTCAACGATGCGCTTGTTGACGCGCGCAGCGAAAAGCGAGGCCTCGTTGACCAGGTTGGCCAGGTCAGCTCCGGAGAAGCCGGGAGTACCACGAGCGATTACGCCGGCGTCGACGTCATCCCCCATCGGCACCTTGCGCATGTGCACTTTGAGAATCTGCTCGCGGCCACGGATGTCCGGCAGGCCAACCACCACCTGGCGGTCGAAGCGGCCCGGGCGCAGCAGCGCCGGGTCCAGTACGTCCGGACGGTTGGTCGCGGCGATCACGATGATGCCGTCGTTCATCTCGAAGCCGTCCATCTCCACCAGCAACTGGTTGAGGGTCTGCTCGCGCTCGTCGTGACCGCCACCCAGGCCGGCACCACGATGACGGCCGACTGCGTCGATCTCGTCGATGAAGATGATGCAGGGAGCATGCTTCTTGGCCTGGTCGAACATGTCGCGGACACGGGATGCACCCACGCCGACGAACATCTCGACGAAGTCGGAACCGGAGATGGTGAAGAACGGCACCTTGGCTTCACCCGCAATGGCCTTGGCCAGCAGGGTCTTACCGGTACCGGGCGGGCCGACCATCAGCACGCCGCGGGGGATACGGCCACCCAGGCGCTGGAACTTGCCCGGGTCACGCAGGAACTCGACCAGCTCGCCCACTTCTTCCTTGGCTTCGTCGCAGCCTGCGACGTCGGCCAGGGTGGTTTTCACCTGGTCTTCCGAGAGCAGGCGCGCCTTGCTCTTGCCGAAGCTCATGGGGCCGCCGCGGCCGCCTGAGCCGCCCTGCATCTGCCGCATGAAGAACATGAATACCGCAATGATCACCAGGATCGGGAAGCTGGCAACGAGCAACTGGGTCCAGATGCTCTGCTGCTCGGGCTGCTTGCCTTCGATGATCACGTTGTTGTCGATCAGGTCGCCGATCAGTCCGCCATCCTGGATAGCCGGACGAATGGTCTTGAAGGAGTCGCCGTCATTCCGCTTACCGGTAATGACGAAGCCGTCGACCGTGACACGCTCGACCTTGCCTTCCTTCACCTGACCGATGAAGTCGGAATAGTTCAGCGTCTGCGGTTCGCTCGGGCTGGAGAAGTTGTTCATCACCGTGACCAGCACGGCGGCGATGATCAGCCACAGGATGAGATTCTTTGCCATATCGTTCAATTAGCTACCCTCTGGAGCAGATCCCGTCCTGGGACGCGCCCCGCATGACGGCTGGTTATCAACCGGCCTAACTTACTATACAACCCCCACCCCTGGCAGGCGCCGTCTGTAACCCTTTATGAA includes the following:
- the ftsH gene encoding ATP-dependent zinc metalloprotease FtsH; the protein is MAKNLILWLIIAAVLVTVMNNFSSPSEPQTLNYSDFIGQVKEGKVERVTVDGFVITGKRNDGDSFKTIRPAIQDGGLIGDLIDNNVIIEGKQPEQQSIWTQLLVASFPILVIIAVFMFFMRQMQGGSGGRGGPMSFGKSKARLLSEDQVKTTLADVAGCDEAKEEVGELVEFLRDPGKFQRLGGRIPRGVLMVGPPGTGKTLLAKAIAGEAKVPFFTISGSDFVEMFVGVGASRVRDMFDQAKKHAPCIIFIDEIDAVGRHRGAGLGGGHDEREQTLNQLLVEMDGFEMNDGIIVIAATNRPDVLDPALLRPGRFDRQVVVGLPDIRGREQILKVHMRKVPMGDDVDAGVIARGTPGFSGADLANLVNEASLFAARVNKRIVEMKEFELAKDKIMMGAERKSMVMSEKEKLNTAYHEAGHAIVGRVVPEHDPVYKVSIIPRGRALGVTMFLPEEDRYSLSKRALISQVCSLFGGRIAEEMTLGFDGVTTGASNDIMRATQIAKNMVTKWGLSEKLGPLMYAEEEGEVFLGRSAGGQHSSVSAQTAQLIDQEVRSIIDHCYATAKQILVENRDKLDMMAEALMKFETIDAEQIDDIMAGRPAREPKDWEGGPGASSGKPAPREEAPRPENPIGGPAGEH